A segment of the Phocoena sinus isolate mPhoSin1 chromosome 11, mPhoSin1.pri, whole genome shotgun sequence genome:
TCACAGCCCAAAAAACATGGAGAAAATCTCTGTAAAAATTAGTTATACTCTACGGTTTCTGGTGGAGTTGCAGAGATTACCCCTTGGGCTGTTATTTGCAGTAtttacgttttctttttttttcttcttctaccgAATTATCAAGTGAAAATCCAATTGTTCCTAATGGCACTCACTCTGTGTGTTTCCCATTCCCGTATATGAGAAAGGGTTTATTATCCATTTGTAGTAATTAAGACACTGATGTTATATAGACCCATAAAATTCATTAAGCCAGTAAAGAGCTTTTCATCAAAATCACTGtagctaaatatttatttaaaaataaaaactaaattaaaaataagaactcccgtgaccaaaaaaaaaatgctttcagagAGTTTGGAAAGCAGTGGTGGGCATCCCTTAGTTTTAAAGTACATAACTATATTTTCTTACGGAGTAGAAACAGCCCTAACCAGCAATCAATCATGGCTAGctataaagaaatgaagtaattaaCCATAAGGAAATAATTCAGCAAGATGCCAACAGTTTAATAACATTTAAGTATTTGCACTTAAGCATTATTGTTTCTAAATGGCTTCATAATTGTTTTAGATTTGCAAAAGGTGCTAACACGTGaacaaaagaaagagcaaaacaagatGGATCTGGTAGGCCGGATGTGTCATTAAATGCAAGAAGGAGGTCTGCATGTCCTGGGTGGAGTATAGAACACAGGCTCTTTACAGAGCTGGGCTGTACAGTGCAAACTCAACAGCCCTCAGAAGCTTACGCACTTCCCCAGCcagggggaaaaggaggaaatCCAACAAATATCTTTGATGAAGAGAAGAATTTCATGTTGCCATCTTCCTGTCACGGGGGAAGTTCATTAAGAAAGCCAGAGCCGAGAAAGCAAAACACGTTGACTGGAATGTGTAAGAACTTCTGCTGTGTGGCTAGGGGATAAAGCTTTAATCAGAAAGTCCTTTCTTTATATTTGAGGCACTACAAAAAAAGCCAAGAAGAAAGCTGTGTTTGTCCATTAGCAAAGGCTTCTGCCCGCAGTGGAGGCTTTCTGTATTTCCATCCTCAACCACGAGAAGGAACAGggtctgtttccattttccatCGAACACCAGAAGAGTGGTTCTCTCCCAGGACTCCAAGCATAGCTTCTCGGGGTGCCATGAGCTCTCTATAAACCTTCTATTTTAGTCTCCTACCTTCCTTTCGacgaaatcttaaaaaaatagctGAAGGACTGAGAACTGTCATAGGGTTCTCCTTGGCAATCATGTGTATATTGGTACCAATTAGCATAACTTCCATGGAAACGAGTTAATGAGAGAAACGATAGTGGTAGACTTTAGATGAAAATTATATTGATGCCAAGTAAAAGCCAACAAGACCCCGCTGTGTGCCCTAGGAGGAGAGGTGTCCTGGGAGCTTGAGCAGAGAGGCGTCTGGAGAGAAGGGAGTTGGCTGGTTTACGGATGGACATCCACCAAATTCACACGCAACCAGCACCCAGCAGTCAGGACCACCTCGTACTGTGTGAGCAGCAGTTTAATTTCAGCAAAACAACAGCACCCTTCACTCACAATTAACATTGTCAATTTAAATGTCGTTGGTTATACAGTTCTATTGCTATGTGATTTGTAAATTTGTGTTGAGTTTATACTTGTATAGCAGACGTGAGAGTTAACACCTACAGCGTGGTTTCTCAGCCTGGGCACTACTGACATTCGGGGTGGATAAGTCTCTGTTGTGGgccgtcctgtgcactgtaggatgtttagcagcatccctggcctctactcactagatgccagtagcatcctccCTTAATTGCAGCCAAAAATCTGTCCAGACATTCCTGAGGGACAAAATGGTCCCTAGTTGAGAAACCAGCTGACCTAGCGTCTGAGTCAGGGTCCAAGCAGGAAAGAGAGGATGCAAGGGGAGTTTAATATGGAAACTGTTAATAAAAGTGTGGGGAGGGAGTAGGGAAAGACATTTACCAACAGACTAAAGGGGCAAAATAAGACAGCAGCACATTGTAGGAgtgagaggggaggggctggggttgAGGGGAAAGAGATGCTCAGCTAGGCCCCAGCTGTTCCAGCCATCCCAGCCCAGGTACCAGCCAGGAGGAGAGAATCCATGTTGACATCCAGCCCAGATAAGGCTCCAGgtgcctccagccccagctgtcaTCGGGCGGCAACGACGCAAAAAGCTCCAAGTGAGAATTGCCCACCTGAGTCAGTCCAACCACAGACCCATGAGAAATATCGGTAGTAATATGCTGCTTTCTAACCCAGCAAATTTTAGGGTgggttacacagcaataggtaaccGTACTACAAATAATCGAAATGTTAAACAGTTCCTAGGGTATATATTGAAgttaataaacacacacacacacaccacacaccgccatccacaatgaaatattttaagaaaattgcagACAATATAACCACCCTGCCATATTCTCAATTTCTGAGTTTGAACCCATTTGGTTCCTTCTGTCTGCTACACTTTCAGGATCTGGAAAGGTGTGACGCTGATTAGTTAGGACCCCAAACCATCCACAGGGGTCACATGTCTTCTCCCACGGGGCACTGGAGTGTCTGCCAGGTGTACAGGTGTGTTCCAAGTGTTGAAAGTGCCCATGGGGAACTGATGGGAGAATGTCTCTTTATCTCCTTTATGTTCAACCCTGTTAAAGGGATACCCAAGGGTTTGTAGAGAAATTGTTCCTTTTTTACTTGTTGCTCTACTCTCCGAGGGTACAGAGAGAATCCAGTGAGGGCTGGATGCAGAGAGAAATGCAGATGACAGACTTCACACCGTTATCTGACAGCGGAGCTTCCTCTAACAGGGTCGGGCTCTCCAGAGCTGGCTCCTTGTTTCATCAGGACGAATTATCCCCCAGGAAGGGCCTCAGTCCTCATGCAGATTGGCTTCCCAGGGTGCCCACTCCATCAGCATAGACATGGCCAGAGTCTGTGAATTCCTTAGACTCATCTAGAAGCCCCGCTCCGGATAAATGAAATGGTGAAGAACGCTGACAATCTAACAGATTAATCATTGTAACAGAATGACCCAGGAGTCTGCATTTCGTTTTTTAGCCAGAAGCTGACAGCTGCTTCTCTGCAGAGCAAGGTTAGCAGCTCAAATGGCTCCAGGAGGgagtgatattcaaaatattgaatatttagcAACTGGCACTACCTGGGCACCCGTGGGTTCAGAACAGTCCTCGTCAGCATCTATCAGCCCTGCCCACATGGCCCAGCAGGCGAAAGGAAGGTGTGGGCACAGGGGGCTGTGGAAGAGGAAAGCTCGTGCTTGCCGTGTAGGGGAAGCTGCTGTCAGCTCCAGATCACGGCAGATGTGGGAATATAAGCCATCTGTTTTCAGATCCACAGATTTTTCCCAGAGAGGCTACAATAGAtttctttatgaaatttaaatattgacaacttgtttgaaattttacaaaaaaaaaccctctttacaggccaaaccaaaaaaagaaatgaatgtgtATGACATCTCTGTGTCAGTTCTTCACTGCTGCTCCAAGGCAGAGCCAGACAGTACCTTGGAGCACACTGTCATTATTTTCTATGTAGGGTAACGTAAGGAGCCTCTTTGGTATGCGGCCAAACTCCTAGGCTTTCACACTTCGAGGGGATGAAACTAttggtccctttttttttaaagtaattaaaaaataaattttattccaaGCAGAGTTGTACAACAAAGGAAGTAATACATGATAAGATGCACgacataataaatagaaaaattgtgaattacatttaaatttcacaCTAAGAAAACAAAGATACTGTTATAACCAAAAGGTATAATTTAACTGAATTGCCAGGCTAGGGAGACTGAAAGTGTGTACATGagcgtgtgtatgtatgtggaaggagagaggaaggagagagttaAAAAGTTAAATCCGAGGCAGAGGTCGTGCCGCTCTGCAGTGTTGCCGTTGTTCtccacttttctgtttttcttttcgcAGACGCCGCCCTGCTCTCATCAGCCTCTGGCCTGCCATCTCCTTGAGTCCTAACACCATGCCTTCAATTGAGTTGCAGAGTTCCGATGGAGAGATATTTGAAGTTGATGTTGAAGCTGCGAAACAAGCTGTGACTACTAAGACCATGCTGAAATATTTGGGAGTGGGTGATGAAGGAGATGATGATCCAGTCCCCGTGCCAAATGTTAATGCAACGATATTAAAAGAGGTCGTTCAGTGGTGCGCCCACCACAGGGATgattctccctctcctcaggatGGTGAGGACAAAGAAGAGCGAACAGATGACATCCCTGTTTGGGATCAAGAATTCCTGAAAGTTGACCAAGGAACACTATTTGACCTTATACTGGCAGCAAACTACTTAGACATCAAAGGTTTGCTTGATGTTACCTGCAAGACTGTTGCCAATATGATCAAGGGGAAAACTCCTGAGGAGATTAGAAAGACATTCAAtatcaaaaatgattttattgaAGAAGTGGAAGCCCAGGTATGCAAAGAGAACCAGTGGTGTGAGGAGAAGTGAAATTTTGTGTCTGATGCTGTAACACTGTAAGGACTGTTGCAAATACTAGTTGCACTGCtttgtttataattgttaatatCAGAAAAACGTTCCACAAATGCAGCAGCAAATCAGTTGTATTAGCAGAATGTCATCCTCGTTGCATGTGTAGTTTCAGCACAGATTGCAAACTCATGGCTCAGTGTCTTCTAGTACGAtcaaaagttcttttttctttgctctgaataaACTTGAACTGTGGGTTCTCTATGGAAAGTGGCATTTGGGGCTTTCCCTCTCTTTGTAAAGCTATTTCTGCCTAGTTTATTGTCCAGTTAACTTTACCTTAGTGACCTTTAAAAGCTGGCACTGTAAATAAAAcaacttgcaaaaaaaaaaaaaagttaaatcctcatcttcttctctctctctctttttttttaattggtcctTTAAGTTAGCAAAgctgtcccctcccccttgcTGTGAAGACCTTTAGAATAAGAAAAGTCAAATTAGCATCAAGTTCCAGGACCTTCCTGGGTAAAAATATTAAGGACATCTGCTTCCCCCAAATCAAACGTTTTAGAAAACCATTGGGGGGACTGAGATGAGATGCCAAATAAGTCCTCCAAAGAGAGCTTCAAAAAGGCGGGAGAAGTCTGGGCTGCACTCCACACTCTACCAAGAGCTGCCTACCCTCCCATGGCGTTTGTGCTTTGGGGAATGGGTAACTGATCATGTGATGGGAACTCTAAAACTAGGAACATGGCAGCCTGGGCAGGGCCTGGACCAGCAAGGACATTATACACTAGTGGACAAGCTGTGTCCATTGAACTGTGAGCCTTCACTTTCAACTGTGACACCTTCCACACTGGCCACCAAAAGCAAGAGCCATTGTGGGCTCATCAcattctcccccttctctcccagccTGCTGTTTTGAGGTGCAGTCTTTCAGATCGAGTAAACCCATGAGCTGGACCATCTCTGTGGGCCTGTGACACCTGCACTCACAGAGGACCCCATATGCTCAGCTTACCTGGTTCAATGTTCATCTTGAACTGCTTAACTTTTGAACAACAGGTCTTGCATTTTTATTCTGCATGAGCCTACAAATTTTGTAACTGGTCCTGCCCCTGAGATTCTTGAATAATTGCAGAGGAACACTTTTGAAAAGGCGGCCTCAAGAAAGTGATACAGTCACATTACTCATGGTAGctatgttctataaagttgccACGAACACTGACTTAATGAGTATTGAACGAGGCTCCTAGGAGacatacagggttaggttcctgtgagcttctgatcacaacattttcatcaaccaatcAATGTGTTATGTGTGTTTCTGCTCAAGGACACGTTAGTTAGAATATGCCATTGATTCATTAGCATTGAACTTCTGACAAaagcactataactcatgcctgaatgaagcttatctaacacatatTTCCTCATAAGGCGCCCtacagccttcttgcacttaggaaGACTAGACAACACTTTAGCACTAAGCAAGGGTGTtgtttaaacagtgaaatcacccaccaccaacaacaacaaatgcaAAACTTGTCTCTGAATGACCCACGagaaggacacttgtttacagtgTGAGAGCTGCAACGAGGAGACAGAACATCACCTTGTTCCGGGTCATTTTGGTGGACCCCAGACCCTCATTTTTCACCACTCTGCACATACTCAGAAATGACCGAGAGTGCTGTATCCATTTGGGGGTTACCAGTAAATTTTAGCACGTAGGTAAATTTGCAAGCACACGATCTGTGAATAATGTGGAGGGACTGCACTATGCTTTTTGTTCAGTTTGCTGTGTGAGAACCCAGCCAATTCGTGGGAAAATAAGACCATATTAGGATACCAGACAGACAACATATGTCAAAGCACTCAGACTACtactaacaataataacaatactgCATATACACGTTGAGCAACGTGAGGGTTAGGGTCTCAAACCCTCCAccagttgaaaatccacatataatttaGGGCGGGTCCTCCATGTCTGcgaattcaaccaaccacagatcatacAGTACCGTAGTATATTTaccattgaaaaaaaatccacatggcagtggacccacgcagttcaaacccatgtcgcTCAACAGTCAACTGTACTTATACAGCACGTACAACGTCGCTTGAATTgctctaagcacttcacatataGTAACTCATTTAAGCAGCGCAACAGCCCAAAGAGGTGGTACGAGGTCTGTAATTTACTCTGAAATGCTCCCACGTAAGTGTGTTCTAGCTAGTCAAAGCTCTAACATGAAAGGCCAATGCATTGCTCTAATAAAAAAATCTGTACTTCAGAATGATTAACTGATGTCATACCAGAAGGACCACACTCCAGAGGCAGCTACTACAAAGTTTCTGTTATCTGTATTTCCATCAGCACTCAAGGTTGGGTTAATTAGCATGATGAACGTCAGAAACAGACTCTTACTGGTGAAATTAATGGCTTGCTATACAGCATAAGAAATGTTCAAGGAAGACTCTTGACAGGCAACATTAAGGTACTCTGGCTAACATATTTTTGGGATATCTCCCCCCTCCAACAAGGTATAAGAATCTACCAAGATCTGTGACCTGCATCCTTGGGAATGGTTCCCAAATCTCAATCCCTAAATGGTCCTGTATTTGTCCACTGTTATGGGATTTGCCCGATGCTACCTGTCAGAGCACCTCAAGTCAACCTTGCGTGAAAGGTGAAAGCCAGAACAGCTAAAAAACGACACAGCACGtctcacactcacaaaaaaagagaatacgCATGTTTTCTGTTCACTTGTTACTGTTTGACTAACAAATGCCTGTGTATGTGGCGAAATTTTGTCTGagttcattttgttatacagtaaACCCTGATAAAGATATTATGGGAGAGTAGCTAGCCCTCACCCCCTCCAGCTTCTTCAGTGGGTCTCATTATTCGTAGATGAGGATGCTGTGTCCCCAGGTCTACTAAAAGTTAGAGCCAGGACTTGTTcccaggcagagctgggcagaATCTGTACTCTTAATCATTGCACTGTACAGCCACTCCACCTAAAAGCAATAGGTAACCTAAATCCATTGCTGCTTAGAT
Coding sequences within it:
- the LOC116762631 gene encoding S-phase kinase-associated protein 1-like, with translation MPSIELQSSDGEIFEVDVEAAKQAVTTKTMLKYLGVGDEGDDDPVPVPNVNATILKEVVQWCAHHRDDSPSPQDGEDKEERTDDIPVWDQEFLKVDQGTLFDLILAANYLDIKGLLDVTCKTVANMIKGKTPEEIRKTFNIKNDFIEEVEAQVCKENQWCEEK